The DNA window CATCATGgtgggtaaaaaaccacggggcaaaaccaacagatttcactaatcagtaagaaactgatacaattgttcttctcaactttaaacctaaagttgaggtatacatacagagaaactaatttcattcaaactcAAACATAtctaggtttgagaaaacatgaaattccctttacaaataagagagaaatgaatatGAGGATGAGGGTaatcaagacaaagaaggtgatactttgttctccttctcttcttcttcctctatatcttcttctcttcttcttcttctgtattttcttcactctgtttctcttgatctcttcacagaactctcactgaaaattgtggtagagagagaaacaaaattagggtttatttggtttttatattgccTAATTGGACTGAACGCCCAACAGATCATACCTGTTACAACATTATACCCCATTTGATATACCTTAACTAcaatgtttatataaaaatattttgaccaaACATGAATTAAAATTTACTGTATACATTAGTATCCTAGATGTACAGTATTGTATCTAACCAAACGGAGGCAATAGTATTCCTAAGGTTGCGTTTGTTACGAGGTATAATAtataaggtataaattatatataggtataaattttaataaggtATAAaaaggtataagttatatatattattattgtttggttggaagtataagatataatataaattgtataagtttataatttgtGTTTGGTAGAtagtataaaatatagtaaaagaataaaatattatttttatttttggtaattgtttctttaatattattcttagttaaatttattaatattttaaatatttatattttattttaattagtttaaatattatatcaaataaataaataataatataattgtgttattattaaattaataatattatataaaaataaataattagtaatattatataaaaataaataattataattaatattcatattattattattattttatactactaattataaaattaacattaatttttttattaaaaataaattaactttttaattattaaaattcttaaataataaaatttataaaataagtttattttataaaaaaaagtaagtaatatatgttaaaattaaaatattatttttatttattgattaaataaatgttaatattaaaaaaaattagattaaaataataataaaaagaaattaaaattttaatactacCTTGTAACAAGGAAGATGTGTTACTAATTTATACCTCATTctaggtataaattataccattGGTTTTCCtgtacatataaaattaatcaaaccaaaCACTTTTATAATTTCACTATTAGTATAAGCATACTATCCTAATAGTCTAATACATCCTACCAAACACTACCCAacacattataaaaaaaaaatatattctttaggACAATACTATAAATAGTATTCACATTATGATCAATAACTATAACAAACATTAAAAGGTTAAAAAAACCCTTTATACTGCCCAACACAATAAGGGTTGACCAACTTAGCCGGTCAGATCACATATTTTAGATCAATCCCTATTCCCCTACCAGGGAGGGACAAAACAGCCTCCATGTGAGTGGAATATGTGCGGATTCGGAAAATTCGGAACTTTTACGTTTTACATATCTCAACAATTTCAAACAACCCATATAACAATAACAAAAATTTCAGATATGGGCCTGACTTAAACCACTAGAATAACTTAAATTACAAATTCTCGGTGGCTAAGAGATAGAAGGTTTACGGGTTTAGTTCCAGTTTTTGGCCTTATCTTGCAGGTGACGACGACGTTGAGTTGGCGGCGGAGAAAGACTCGGCATTCAGGCGCTTTCGGGATACTTTCACTGAGACGTTCTACTTCCTATAATAGTTTTAGTTATGTAACCCGACTCCGCTGCTCGCTTTCTCGCTTCCGATAGGCGAAGGGAGCCTGACTTACGCAAGCCTGGCGCGAAGATTTTATTGCCGTTTAGAACACTTTTAAGTTGAATCGATACTCATGACTAAGAGGGCCGGTTGTGCTAActtttaaaatcaaatgaaaaaaaattgttgtggCTCAATCTAACACGGAAAACAAGCCCACTACTCAAAAACAGTCATTTGAGTAATTGGAAAGATTATgagaaaataactaataatagcCATATTTATAACTCATTAAGTCAGCTCAATTGTTAAGAGCCCATGTCTAAGAAAAATAAAGTGGTGACGATAGATTGTGCGAGCttcctaaaattaaaaataaaagaaaataataataaaaataattgtcacaattataaattaagggGCTTTGACTTATTTGTTGTCAACTGgtgattttattgatttttctcaattttaatgaaatatattttatacagaATTACTAATTTTGTTTTGCATGTTAAGCTAAGATTTCATTTAGCTTTTCAATATGTTCTTCATCCATCTTTTGTTTCATGATTTGTATTTTGATGCATTTTTGTAttcaaacattaaattattaatattattattatttactaaaacCCCCTTGGTTTGAATTGGCTCAACCTTTTCATTGATGGTGCATCCACATCTTATTAAAATGCAACCATTGGATCTAAAAAAGTAATGGGTTAGTTCAAGAGACCtaacaatatattaaataaaaatggcAGCTATCTTATTGAGATTCCTACATTATTTCATTGTAATCTTTTTTAATACTAAAGTTCATTTagcaatataataaataattataaagttcCATCTTTTGACAAGGCCATTACATCCACTTTACTAAAGagaaacaatattaatattgtgGAAAATATGTAAATGAGTCCCCAAAGTATTTAGATGAGAATGAAATAGACACTAATTATTTAAAGGacaatattttgtttagaaCAAGAGAAAATTAGcctattcatatatattttcccCTCTTTGTAATTTCAttggttaataatttaatccTTATTTcattaagttaaatattattgttagcTTGCCCTTTAAAATAGAGATAAATGTGAGGTTATTTTTAAGGAAAAAGTTGttagataaaaatttataattgaattaaatgatcaaaatattataagtatttattattttaaaatattatgaataataaaaataaatgtaatttgatatatatgttttgaaaattgaaatttgtgagtaggtaacatttttttttgaagagttTGATATGATAACATGAAATTTTCATTATGAAGATCACACTTTTGTGTAAATGATAGTAGTTAAAACCTTAGGCTTTATCAACTAACCATTATTCACATTGGTGATGCTACAATAACAATAACAACAACACAATAATTCTTACCATCTCTAAACAATAGCAGATAATAATGACTTAACCTAGTTATAATGACAAAGCTTATGTTTATGACGGGAAAAAACATCATCCAACCCTAAGCGGACCGAGTTATCGTAATCTCGAAGAGAATGAGCCGAGAAGCCTGGACAAACCAGTCCAACCATTCTAATGAACATCAACATCCATCCTTCCTTATAATCATCGCTTTTTTCGCGGGCAATAGTGaaactcctcttcagctccttacAAGCAATCTTAATCTTTTTCCAAAACCATTTTCTAGAGAAGTAATTCTTGTTTGGTTCATCATCCACCACATCACCAATGTACGACGAATCAAAAAGTATACAAGAACCGAAATGCTTAAACATAAGTGTAGTGTCGTCGTAAGGCAACCTAGGCACTATGTCGTTTCCGTAAACAAACCTATGATATCCAATTTCATGTTCCCTGAACATTTTTGTCATGAAATTACCAAATTCCTCGTCCCCTACCCTCGGCTGCCCAAATGTGTAAACTCCTTCCATTCTCTTCAATAAATCTTTTTCGTTATGATGGGATAGTATTGCAGGAAAGAGCACGGCTAATGCGCCTCCAAGACTGTGTCCAGTTACTATGAACCTTCCTTTATCGTTCTCCCTAAAAACCTCTTTAAGGATCTTCCTGATTTCATAGTAAGCAAGCTTTTTCAGTACTTCTCCTTTTTCTTCTTCGATGTTTTCTGGCCATCCTTGGCCTTTCTTGGCGCCTAAGGCTTTCATGAAGCCACAATGGGCTTTTCCCGTTCCTTTTCCCATTATCTTTTCGAGATCAAACCACGAGAGATCAAGGTCAGTGCACCAAGCATCTGCATCAAAGGTTTCAGTTCCGCGGAAAGCCACCACAGTTAATTCCGGCTCCACGTTCTTATTTATGAAGATAAATGCTTGGGTAGTTGGTTTGTCTTGGTAATCTACAAGCAATCAATACAAGTTTCTATTAGAAGAAGAcgaaaattattgatatttaaaCTTATGTCTCTAGACACGATTTATTTCCGTCGCTAATTACAATCGACTATAAGTAAACATTTAACAACGGTATATTACCGTCGCTAATAACTAAACGACGGTAATTTAACATATAACGTCGCTAAAGATATCTGAAGAAGTTGTAAATAGTTGGTTCTTACCATTCCAAAAGTCGTAGAAGCCCTTAAATTCCATCTGCAAGTTGGGAAAGATCAAACTTTGATTCTTGAATCGAGAagattttgagattttatttgaaattaagtaCTTAATATTTACCTTCCAAAAATCGGTGACGATTTTTTTGACGTGGGATTGATTCTCGTAGGATAATTTGGAGGCCATGACAGCAATTGAAGAGTAATATGTAGGGTCACCATGTTTGATATGGTTAGGTAATTCCATTCGCTTGTCGAGGCATCCAATAAAGGAAAAATAGTTTTCGCTATCCGTTTCGGGGATTTCGATGATCTCCCATCGAAGCAGTTTAAGTAAAAGACCAGAAATGTTTCCGTTACGAGAACAGATATTGAGCCACATCTCAAACTTAGAGCCAGCCCATGACAAAGGTTTGGAAACAAATTGTAACAACTTCTGTATG is part of the Impatiens glandulifera chromosome 1, dImpGla2.1, whole genome shotgun sequence genome and encodes:
- the LOC124922732 gene encoding triacylglycerol lipase OBL1-like, with translation MVMSAEEDHHSPDCDNTCLSDEYMRLEPNEVTFIDLFKFLFLKDNKKWEFIKTESLKKDKINPFDYPNEEPKFIDHKENNKKKQSSKPFEYRWIVFVCIFIQKLLLFDSKPFKYRWIVFVCIFIQKLLQFVSKPLSWAGSKFEMWLNICSRNGNISGLLLKLLRWEIIEIPETDSENYFSFIGCLDKRMELPNHIKHGDPTYYSSIAVMASKLSYENQSHVKKIVTDFWKMEFKGFYDFWNDYQDKPTTQAFIFINKNVEPELTVVAFRGTETFDADAWCTDLDLSWFDLEKIMGKGTGKAHCGFMKALGAKKGQGWPENIEEEKGEVLKKLAYYEIRKILKEVFRENDKGRFIVTGHSLGGALAVLFPAILSHHNEKDLLKRMEGVYTFGQPRVGDEEFGNFMTKMFREHEIGYHRFVYGNDIVPRLPYDDTTLMFKHFGSCILFDSSYIGDVVDDEPNKNYFSRKWFWKKIKIACKELKRSFTIAREKSDDYKEGWMLMFIRMVGLVCPGFSAHSLRDYDNSVRLGLDDVFSRHKHKLCHYN